In Pungitius pungitius chromosome 2, fPunPun2.1, whole genome shotgun sequence, a single window of DNA contains:
- the higd2a gene encoding HIG1 domain family member 2A, mitochondrial has protein sequence MAGTPAVSEQTPKSSPPAFVPFDFSEPPLIEGFIPTPRAKDDTFKEKFIRKTKENPFVPIGCLGTAGMLIYGLRAFHQGKTRNSQLLMRGRIFAQGFTVFAIIIGVFTTALKPKQ, from the exons ATGGCGGGGACACCAGCGGTTTCCGAGCAAACACCTAAGTCATCGCCACCAGCGTTTGTGCCCTTTGACTTCTCGGAGCCCCCGCTCATCGAAGGCTTCATCCCGACGCCGAGGGCGAAAGATGACACCTTCAAAGAGAAATTCATTAGGAAAACCAAGGAGAACCCATTCGTCCCGATAG GTTGTTTGGGGACAGCAGGAATGCTGATTTACGGTCTCCGTGCCTTCCACCAAGGAAAAACCCGAAACTCCCAGCTGTTGATGAGGGGGCGAATCTTTGCCCAAGGCTTCACTGTATTTGCCATTATCATTGGTGTCTTTACCACAGCTTTGAAACCCAAGCAGTGA